Proteins encoded together in one Planctopirus ephydatiae window:
- a CDS encoding arylsulfatase: protein MWTSRNIMALLLVGFVLPCSIGATELARRPNVIIVMTDDQGLGDFSCTGNPVLKTPNFDAFAKASVRLTDFHVSPMCTPTRGQLMTGLAALRNGATSVTAGRTFLRPGIPTMPERFAEAGYKTGIFGKWHLGDHYPHRPMDKGFQECVYHLGWGLLHSTPEFDWPLVDGRYFHNGSEKRFKGHCTDVWFDAATAWIKDRKDRAEPFFCYIPTNAPHAPHIEFDEYTKPYLGKGPTDFFGMIAHLDQRFGELDRLLTEEQLKDDTIVIFMTDNGGTAGVSTFNAGLRAGKTTYYDGGHRVPCWIRWPNGNLGSPRDIATPTQNIDLFPTLCDLCGVARPEWRTGDAPYLGTSLAPLLTSMKEIPDRMFVVQYGQIPQMFDCCVVWGKWRLVKGLELYDIEADRAQKVNVADSHSEVVRAMRSYYEEWWQGVEPGLTDFIPISLGSKQQPVVELNSGDWENIYADNSGFVREAVGGPTGGMWHVFIETAGEYELTLRRWPEQTKAAIGDKYEPSEKSPSNRPRGKEKTVGFPSVATARLEIAGTTIHANADPKLPSVTLRATLPAGKTTLKAWFTDADGIALCGAFYVTVRLIK, encoded by the coding sequence ATGTGGACTAGCCGAAACATCATGGCCCTCCTGCTGGTTGGCTTCGTGCTTCCCTGCTCGATCGGAGCAACTGAGCTGGCCCGGCGGCCCAACGTGATCATCGTCATGACCGACGACCAGGGCCTCGGCGACTTTTCCTGCACCGGCAATCCAGTGCTGAAGACGCCGAACTTCGATGCCTTCGCAAAGGCCTCTGTGCGGCTGACAGATTTTCACGTCTCGCCCATGTGCACACCCACCCGTGGGCAACTGATGACTGGCCTCGCAGCACTGCGGAACGGCGCGACCTCAGTGACTGCAGGACGCACATTTCTACGCCCGGGAATTCCAACAATGCCCGAGAGATTCGCCGAGGCGGGCTACAAAACAGGGATATTCGGCAAATGGCACCTCGGCGACCATTACCCGCACCGCCCCATGGACAAAGGCTTTCAGGAGTGCGTATATCACCTCGGCTGGGGGCTACTCCACAGCACACCGGAGTTCGACTGGCCGCTGGTTGACGGTCGGTACTTCCACAACGGCTCCGAGAAGAGGTTCAAAGGACACTGCACTGACGTCTGGTTCGATGCAGCAACAGCCTGGATCAAAGACAGGAAAGATCGAGCCGAGCCGTTCTTCTGTTATATCCCGACGAATGCCCCACACGCCCCGCACATCGAATTCGACGAGTATACGAAGCCTTATCTGGGCAAAGGACCGACCGACTTTTTCGGGATGATTGCCCACCTTGATCAACGGTTCGGCGAGTTGGATCGGCTTCTCACTGAGGAACAGCTGAAGGATGACACAATCGTGATCTTCATGACCGACAACGGTGGGACTGCGGGAGTATCGACTTTTAATGCCGGCTTGCGCGCCGGGAAAACCACTTACTACGACGGCGGTCACCGTGTTCCATGCTGGATCCGCTGGCCTAACGGCAATCTGGGCTCTCCGCGTGACATCGCGACACCAACGCAGAATATCGATCTATTCCCGACGCTTTGCGATCTGTGCGGTGTCGCAAGACCGGAATGGCGTACGGGTGACGCACCCTATCTGGGAACCAGCCTGGCACCACTCCTCACCTCGATGAAGGAGATCCCCGACCGCATGTTCGTCGTCCAGTACGGCCAGATTCCCCAAATGTTCGACTGCTGTGTTGTCTGGGGCAAGTGGCGACTGGTGAAAGGACTGGAACTCTACGACATTGAGGCGGATCGGGCACAGAAGGTGAATGTGGCAGACAGTCATTCGGAGGTGGTGAGGGCCATGCGATCCTATTACGAGGAGTGGTGGCAAGGTGTCGAACCGGGACTCACCGACTTCATACCGATCAGTCTCGGTTCGAAACAGCAACCTGTGGTAGAACTGAACAGTGGCGACTGGGAAAACATTTACGCCGATAACAGCGGATTCGTTCGCGAGGCAGTCGGCGGTCCCACAGGTGGCATGTGGCATGTCTTTATCGAGACGGCGGGAGAGTATGAATTGACACTGCGCCGCTGGCCCGAACAGACGAAGGCGGCCATCGGCGATAAGTACGAGCCCAGCGAGAAATCGCCCAGTAACCGCCCCAGAGGGAAAGAGAAAACAGTCGGCTTCCCCTCCGTTGCGACAGCCCGGCTGGAGATCGCTGGCACGACAATTCATGCCAATGCCGACCCGAAGTTGCCCAGCGTAACCCTGAGAGCCACACTCCCGGCGGGAAAAACAACTCTGAAGGCGTGGTTTACGGACGCCGATGGCATAGCTTTGTGTGGAGCGTTCTACGTCACTGTGAGGTTGATAAAATGA
- a CDS encoding DUF1549 domain-containing protein — MNVRIAAVIGLLAMLAVAAFSAMASGADPQEKAEEAFVLQVLPVLKAKCYACHGADTAKIQGGLDLTTRVALLKGGESEKPGIISGKAAESPLIKAIIRSDNDFSPMPPKENDQLSDVEIQAFKDWIDSGAPWPADERIAEIVKAAKPVGVTVQTSGGLSPDWTNRTYKAEDLWAYQPLHKPPVPKTSASGNPIDAFIEARLSAQGLNPAPPADRRTLLRRVTFDLIGLPPTPNEIDAFVNDPDSDDLAYAKVVDRLLASPHYGEQMARHWLDIARYADSSGFANDYERGNAWRYRDYVVRSFNADKPYHDFVMEQIAGDELDPTNPEMLVAVGFLRMGAWELTGMEVAKVARQRFLDDLTDGVGQVFLGHMLQCARCHDHKFDPVPTRDYYRIQAAFATTQVTERPAGFLPSESLAGFAEKKYLDIRKALFEEELKRIKTKEVAAREKWEKAHPDQQGQKPPRHEFLSPADLGMERIARKGLERLKWEYDRYEPFSLSVYSGRTPEVKAIYTPFRLPDNPSVGELEVSHILAGGDPFSPKEEVFPGVLSAAGEMAIPTTIDGRRKALAEWITDARNPLTARVMANRIWQWTMRNPLAGNPNNFGATGKKPTHPELLDWLAAEFIEHQWSVKQLQRIILLSNVYRRASQHPDSKLVAAKDPAGTSYAVFLPRRLTAEELRDAMLAASGELNLSLGGIPVRPEINPDVGFQPRQVMGTFAPAWEPSPLPEQRHRRTLYALKLRGVRDPLLEVFNAPTPEISCEAREVSIVAPQAFTLFNGETTRMRALALALRISKEAKTAEETVSLAFRYTFGRFPTKLESNACIEHWRAMTERHKSLQLEEPKRPTEVIREAVEENTGEKFFFQEVLPSANDFVPDLHPAHATQELRGLMETCLVLINTNEFLYVD, encoded by the coding sequence ATGAATGTGCGAATTGCGGCCGTGATCGGTCTCTTGGCCATGCTGGCTGTGGCGGCATTTTCGGCGATGGCGTCTGGTGCCGACCCGCAGGAGAAGGCCGAGGAAGCGTTTGTACTTCAAGTTCTGCCAGTTCTCAAAGCGAAATGTTACGCATGCCACGGTGCAGACACAGCCAAGATCCAGGGGGGGCTCGACCTCACAACAAGAGTGGCATTACTGAAGGGCGGCGAAAGCGAAAAGCCTGGAATCATTTCCGGGAAAGCTGCAGAGAGCCCGCTGATCAAAGCGATCATTCGATCCGACAACGATTTTTCGCCAATGCCTCCCAAGGAGAATGATCAGCTCTCAGATGTCGAAATACAGGCTTTCAAGGACTGGATCGACAGTGGAGCACCCTGGCCCGCGGATGAGCGGATCGCTGAAATCGTGAAAGCAGCCAAGCCTGTCGGAGTCACCGTTCAGACCAGTGGCGGCCTCTCTCCCGATTGGACGAACCGAACCTACAAGGCCGAAGACTTGTGGGCGTATCAACCTCTTCACAAGCCTCCAGTTCCCAAAACGAGTGCCAGCGGAAACCCGATCGACGCCTTTATCGAAGCCAGGCTGAGTGCTCAGGGTTTAAATCCCGCTCCACCTGCCGACCGACGGACACTCCTTCGCCGCGTCACTTTCGACCTCATCGGGCTGCCACCGACGCCGAACGAAATCGATGCCTTTGTCAATGACCCGGATTCGGACGATCTGGCCTATGCAAAAGTCGTGGATCGGTTGCTCGCTTCACCACACTACGGCGAGCAGATGGCGCGACACTGGCTCGATATTGCCCGCTATGCAGACTCCAGTGGATTCGCGAACGACTACGAACGCGGCAATGCCTGGCGATATCGCGACTACGTCGTTCGCAGTTTCAATGCCGATAAGCCATATCACGACTTCGTGATGGAGCAGATTGCTGGCGATGAACTCGACCCGACGAATCCCGAAATGCTTGTCGCTGTCGGATTCCTTCGCATGGGAGCATGGGAACTGACGGGGATGGAAGTCGCCAAGGTCGCCCGGCAAAGGTTTCTCGACGACTTAACCGATGGCGTGGGGCAGGTCTTTCTGGGACATATGCTGCAATGTGCCCGTTGCCATGATCATAAGTTTGATCCTGTTCCCACGCGCGACTACTACCGCATCCAGGCAGCATTCGCCACCACACAGGTGACCGAACGCCCAGCCGGATTCCTCCCATCCGAGAGTCTTGCCGGGTTTGCCGAGAAGAAGTACCTCGACATTCGCAAAGCCCTGTTCGAAGAGGAATTGAAACGCATCAAGACCAAGGAAGTCGCAGCGCGTGAGAAGTGGGAAAAGGCCCATCCGGATCAGCAGGGACAGAAGCCACCGCGGCACGAGTTCCTCAGTCCGGCTGATCTGGGAATGGAACGGATCGCCCGCAAAGGGCTCGAACGACTCAAGTGGGAGTACGACCGTTATGAGCCATTTTCACTCTCGGTCTACAGTGGACGAACTCCGGAAGTTAAAGCGATCTACACTCCATTTCGCCTACCTGATAATCCAAGCGTCGGGGAATTGGAAGTCTCTCATATCCTTGCCGGTGGCGATCCATTCAGCCCGAAGGAAGAGGTATTTCCCGGTGTGCTCAGCGCTGCGGGCGAGATGGCGATTCCCACCACAATCGATGGTCGACGCAAAGCGCTGGCCGAGTGGATTACTGATGCCCGGAACCCGCTGACGGCTCGTGTCATGGCCAATCGCATCTGGCAATGGACGATGAGAAATCCCCTGGCTGGTAACCCGAATAACTTTGGTGCGACCGGTAAAAAGCCCACCCACCCGGAACTCCTCGATTGGCTGGCTGCAGAGTTCATCGAGCATCAGTGGTCGGTAAAACAGCTTCAGCGAATCATCCTGTTGTCGAACGTTTATCGCCGGGCTTCGCAGCACCCAGACTCGAAGCTGGTCGCTGCGAAGGATCCTGCCGGCACCAGCTATGCGGTGTTTCTGCCGCGACGGCTCACCGCGGAAGAGTTGCGTGATGCAATGCTCGCAGCCTCGGGTGAACTGAACCTTTCTCTGGGCGGAATCCCGGTGCGGCCCGAGATCAACCCGGATGTCGGGTTTCAACCGCGACAGGTGATGGGAACGTTCGCCCCTGCCTGGGAACCTTCCCCGCTTCCCGAACAAAGGCATCGTCGCACTCTCTATGCACTCAAACTCCGGGGTGTCCGCGACCCGCTCCTCGAGGTCTTCAATGCCCCCACACCGGAGATCTCCTGTGAGGCCCGCGAAGTCTCGATTGTCGCCCCGCAGGCGTTCACGCTCTTCAATGGGGAGACCACAAGAATGCGGGCCTTGGCACTCGCCCTACGAATCTCGAAAGAAGCAAAGACTGCAGAAGAAACCGTGTCGCTCGCCTTCCGCTACACCTTTGGTCGCTTCCCTACAAAACTCGAGTCGAACGCTTGCATCGAGCATTGGCGGGCCATGACCGAACGGCACAAATCACTCCAGCTTGAGGAACCAAAGCGACCGACCGAGGTGATTCGCGAGGCCGTCGAAGAAAACACTGGCGAGAAGTTCTTCTTTCAGGAAGTCCTCCCCTCAGCGAACGATTTTGTTCCCGATCTGCACCCTGCCCATGCCACTCAAGAGCTCCGTGGGCTGATGGAAACATGCCTTGTACTCATCAACACCAATGAGTTCCTATATGTGGACTAG
- a CDS encoding WG repeat-containing protein — MMQKPILAAILLISFLPSAAFSQLVPPERIEPAGPPLFVVTVNGKAGFMDPNGKIVIKPTFEMALPFTDGLAAVLQQGQWGFIDTTGRMVIEPQFISVGSFSDGLAKFQDKRHTDKLGYIDKTGQVVIKPQFDTAEEFRNGIARVGVATYKGILLSLIADVGVECSYKFIDRTGNRIPEPPPEHYATGEQDELIPFRKQGLYGYINAEGQVVIEPQFEYATAFSEGLARAYKNRLSGYIDKRGEWAIPPRFEYANDFSEGLAGVSLGEEGWGFIDRSGQPVIPGRYSWIYGGFRHGIAEVAFDRKQAFINKKGEWIRPTGE, encoded by the coding sequence ATGATGCAAAAGCCGATTCTCGCAGCGATTCTGCTGATATCTTTTCTCCCCTCTGCTGCGTTCTCGCAACTGGTTCCTCCCGAAAGAATCGAACCGGCCGGGCCACCCCTCTTTGTTGTGACGGTCAACGGCAAAGCGGGGTTCATGGATCCCAACGGCAAGATCGTCATCAAGCCCACATTTGAAATGGCACTTCCTTTCACAGATGGACTCGCAGCGGTTCTTCAGCAAGGCCAGTGGGGGTTTATTGACACAACCGGGCGCATGGTCATTGAGCCGCAATTCATCAGCGTGGGTTCCTTTTCCGATGGCCTGGCCAAGTTTCAGGACAAGCGGCACACCGACAAACTGGGCTACATCGACAAGACGGGCCAGGTGGTCATTAAACCACAGTTCGATACTGCCGAAGAGTTTCGCAATGGAATCGCCCGGGTGGGTGTTGCCACTTACAAAGGGATCCTGCTCAGTCTGATTGCCGACGTGGGGGTCGAGTGCAGTTACAAGTTTATTGACCGTACCGGCAATCGTATCCCCGAACCACCTCCGGAGCATTATGCAACGGGCGAGCAGGACGAACTCATTCCTTTCCGAAAGCAGGGTCTGTATGGCTATATAAATGCTGAGGGTCAAGTCGTCATTGAGCCGCAATTTGAGTACGCCACTGCTTTCTCCGAAGGGCTGGCCAGAGCTTATAAAAACCGGTTAAGCGGCTACATCGACAAACGGGGCGAGTGGGCCATTCCCCCACGCTTCGAGTACGCCAACGATTTTTCGGAGGGGCTCGCTGGCGTCTCTCTCGGCGAAGAAGGCTGGGGTTTCATCGATCGCTCGGGCCAACCGGTGATTCCAGGTAGATACAGCTGGATTTACGGAGGCTTTCGCCACGGCATCGCCGAAGTCGCCTTTGACCGCAAACAGGCCTTCATCAACAAGAAAGGCGAATGGATCCGACCAACCGGGGAATAG
- a CDS encoding ArsR/SmtB family transcription factor — protein sequence MLESMRQFKAGIFQALGHPTRVAVVEFLSHGEMSVGVLCEKVGVEQANISQHLAILRNKHIVETRRDGNQIFYRLRDPLLGEVLEKMREYFFAHLGEVMEMMQEEKKRAKKSEQKARR from the coding sequence ATGTTGGAGTCGATGCGGCAATTCAAGGCGGGCATTTTTCAGGCACTTGGCCACCCGACACGAGTGGCTGTTGTCGAGTTTCTGAGTCACGGCGAGATGTCAGTCGGAGTGCTCTGCGAAAAGGTCGGTGTAGAACAGGCCAACATCTCCCAGCACCTGGCCATCCTGCGAAATAAACACATCGTTGAAACCCGCAGGGATGGCAATCAGATCTTCTACCGCCTTCGCGACCCCCTGTTGGGTGAGGTGTTGGAGAAAATGCGGGAGTATTTCTTCGCCCATCTCGGTGAAGTGATGGAGATGATGCAGGAAGAGAAAAAGAGAGCGAAAAAGTCCGAACAGAAAGCCAGGCGATGA
- a CDS encoding complex I subunit 5 family protein has translation MVRAILDPTSMALLLLAWPLILNLLTIIKSKSKLSFYLISILSTACIAAIAILHGPESGSIRLGNWISFSLDRSSWMFVIVVYLCWSVTLLYSLGYISAHLSNQAEAFHKYMNATVALSVGAGLSDNFFTLLFFYIAAIPTIVPLIALRGGEVAHRAARFYVKSTLWPVLLIVLPVVAWNFPLGTPFEQISITDYGWSHGKASIILALIIVGLSKNCVAPFHLWLPTVSIAPAPVTAMIHSVASVQVGSIVLFKIAKYVYGMELLRELSDHFFETGWLIYLCGFTAIYTAYRAWKTPDLKERFSFSTVGQLSYIITAILVGTPQSMQGAMLHIITHSIAKLGLFFCAGAFLTSFGSVQAPQVANAIPGRRWLGVAGVLFGLSISGFPFFAGYYSKDIMLLEEIHRHHYSAAAFLLIGSFLNFVYIYPLIRATIRRATTATPAPAPLPFAMTAAIVTCVAFILTLSASAFVLMRFVSV, from the coding sequence ATGGTCAGGGCAATTCTCGATCCCACTTCCATGGCACTGTTGCTATTGGCGTGGCCGCTGATTCTTAATCTGCTGACAATTATCAAGTCAAAATCGAAGCTGTCGTTCTACTTGATTTCGATCTTATCCACCGCCTGTATTGCGGCTATTGCGATTCTGCATGGCCCGGAAAGCGGTTCGATTCGTCTCGGGAACTGGATTTCGTTCTCTCTGGACAGATCTTCGTGGATGTTCGTGATTGTGGTCTATCTATGCTGGAGCGTCACATTACTCTATTCCTTGGGCTATATATCTGCTCATCTGTCGAATCAGGCAGAAGCATTTCACAAGTACATGAATGCGACCGTGGCCTTGTCGGTGGGAGCCGGGCTTTCTGATAACTTCTTTACACTGCTATTTTTTTACATTGCGGCGATACCAACGATTGTTCCGCTCATCGCTCTCAGGGGAGGGGAAGTTGCTCACCGCGCGGCAAGATTCTATGTCAAATCAACACTTTGGCCTGTGCTGCTCATTGTGCTGCCTGTCGTCGCATGGAATTTTCCGCTGGGCACCCCTTTTGAACAGATCAGTATCACAGACTACGGATGGAGCCATGGCAAGGCGTCCATCATTCTCGCCCTGATCATTGTGGGGTTGTCGAAGAACTGTGTCGCCCCGTTCCACTTATGGCTACCGACTGTTTCCATCGCACCGGCACCTGTGACTGCCATGATTCACTCAGTCGCGTCTGTGCAGGTGGGAAGCATCGTATTATTCAAGATCGCCAAGTATGTTTACGGCATGGAATTGCTTCGTGAACTGAGCGATCACTTTTTTGAGACAGGTTGGCTGATATACCTGTGCGGGTTTACGGCTATCTACACAGCGTATCGAGCGTGGAAAACGCCAGATTTGAAAGAGCGGTTTTCGTTCTCGACTGTCGGTCAATTATCCTACATCATCACTGCGATTCTGGTCGGAACGCCGCAGAGTATGCAGGGGGCGATGCTGCATATCATTACGCATTCGATTGCCAAACTCGGATTGTTCTTCTGTGCCGGGGCGTTTCTCACATCCTTTGGAAGTGTCCAGGCCCCTCAAGTGGCCAACGCCATTCCCGGTCGGCGGTGGCTCGGCGTTGCGGGTGTGCTCTTCGGGTTGTCCATCAGCGGCTTCCCGTTTTTCGCCGGTTACTATAGCAAAGACATCATGCTGCTCGAGGAGATTCATCGTCACCACTATTCAGCCGCTGCGTTCCTGCTCATCGGTAGTTTCCTCAACTTTGTCTATATCTACCCTCTGATCCGAGCCACAATTCGGCGAGCGACGACAGCGACGCCGGCCCCGGCCCCTCTGCCTTTCGCCATGACTGCGGCAATTGTTACGTGTGTGGCATTTATCCTTACGCTTTCGGCAAGTGCTTTTGTCTTGATGCGATTTGTAAGTGTGTAG
- a CDS encoding class I SAM-dependent methyltransferase: MGRWCPPWVKFQHLERYRWACRYVKERVVLDAACGTGYGSQMLLHQGKAALVYGVDLSEAAIKEATSCLADENARWSLGDVTKLDFQNDSIDVYVSFETLEHVPNDVGYVAEAARVVKPDGVFLCSTPNRKLFHPGATLETKPQNPFHVREYVKEELESLLKNHFGEISWFGQTAFSQGYTRFLSAISQTSKTLSFRSHQATKLMTMSFASSVRHAVLPLEELPQAEVLVACCSLPKKP, translated from the coding sequence ATGGGCCGGTGGTGCCCACCCTGGGTCAAATTCCAGCATCTGGAACGATATCGCTGGGCTTGCAGGTATGTGAAAGAGCGTGTTGTTCTCGATGCAGCCTGCGGGACAGGTTATGGCAGCCAGATGCTGTTACATCAAGGAAAAGCAGCACTCGTTTACGGAGTCGATCTTTCCGAAGCAGCGATCAAGGAAGCCACCTCTTGTTTGGCAGACGAAAATGCCAGGTGGTCGTTAGGTGATGTGACAAAACTCGATTTTCAGAACGATTCGATCGATGTCTATGTGTCGTTCGAGACGCTGGAACATGTTCCGAATGATGTCGGTTACGTGGCAGAAGCCGCTCGCGTTGTGAAACCTGATGGCGTTTTTCTCTGCTCAACCCCCAATCGAAAGCTGTTTCACCCTGGGGCAACTCTTGAAACAAAACCTCAAAATCCCTTTCATGTGCGGGAGTATGTCAAGGAAGAGCTTGAAAGTTTGTTAAAAAATCACTTCGGCGAGATCTCGTGGTTTGGGCAAACGGCATTTTCTCAGGGATATACGCGTTTTCTTTCTGCCATCAGTCAAACTTCGAAAACACTATCGTTTCGAAGTCATCAGGCAACGAAACTGATGACCATGTCATTTGCTTCCTCTGTGCGACATGCAGTTCTTCCACTTGAAGAACTGCCCCAGGCCGAAGTCCTTGTGGCCTGCTGTTCCCTACCCAAAAAGCCATGA
- a CDS encoding glycosyltransferase, whose protein sequence is MTKPDEKPWLSVIMPVYNGEKYLRLALESIESEWNEHSGQISMEIIALDDGSSDSSLEILNEFGQRMPLHVICQERGGSWVRSTNRGLSMARGEYFCFLHQDDLWLPGRLKLLLQLSQTYPQAGMLFHAVKYLDDRGRFLGQFRAPLQHGLNAPQLFVARLLVQNFIAIPAPMVKRSLLDSIGPMNPELWYTADWDYWLSIAQSSPVVYDRRAVAGFRIHNESQTVQRSVAQDRFREQLTTVFERHYSRVVANSDFTLKDRGLDQVKKRAEFSMEVNIALAGMYHRGRFPWLALMKKALMLGPLGFYKFIQESRIIDRVWARLKLPRH, encoded by the coding sequence ATGACCAAGCCTGATGAAAAGCCTTGGCTCTCTGTGATTATGCCGGTCTATAATGGTGAAAAATACCTTCGGTTGGCTCTGGAAAGCATCGAGAGCGAATGGAATGAGCATTCCGGCCAGATCAGCATGGAGATCATTGCCCTCGACGATGGATCGAGTGATTCGTCATTAGAAATCCTGAATGAGTTTGGCCAGCGGATGCCTCTTCATGTCATTTGTCAGGAGAGAGGGGGCAGTTGGGTCAGAAGTACGAACAGGGGTCTGTCAATGGCCCGTGGTGAGTACTTCTGTTTCCTGCATCAGGATGATCTGTGGCTGCCCGGAAGGCTCAAATTATTACTGCAACTGTCACAGACTTATCCCCAGGCAGGAATGCTGTTTCATGCGGTCAAATATCTGGATGATCGCGGGCGGTTTCTTGGTCAATTCCGAGCCCCTCTTCAGCATGGTCTCAATGCACCCCAGCTGTTTGTTGCCCGCTTGCTGGTGCAGAATTTTATCGCCATCCCTGCGCCCATGGTGAAGCGAAGCCTCCTCGACTCGATCGGCCCGATGAATCCCGAGTTATGGTATACTGCAGATTGGGATTATTGGTTGAGCATCGCTCAGTCGTCGCCAGTGGTTTACGATCGACGGGCCGTCGCAGGTTTTCGAATTCACAATGAAAGCCAGACCGTTCAGCGAAGTGTGGCTCAGGATCGATTTCGAGAGCAACTGACGACCGTCTTCGAGCGTCATTACTCCCGTGTTGTGGCAAACTCGGATTTCACACTCAAAGATCGAGGTCTGGATCAGGTCAAGAAGCGGGCAGAGTTTTCCATGGAGGTAAATATCGCACTGGCTGGCATGTACCATAGAGGGCGATTCCCATGGCTTGCGCTGATGAAAAAAGCACTGATGCTGGGGCCCTTGGGATTCTACAAGTTCATCCAGGAATCCCGCATCATTGATCGAGTTTGGGCAAGACTCAAGTTGCCGCGACATTGA
- a CDS encoding alpha/beta fold hydrolase gives MQKLLQQLLNSSMVYSARVAWLCTVALTTVSAAGQEEGLAPKQAGQPQSERPAEVFPPNGLSLVKSLVEAQPAETPAGEDDPMAALFRDPKGSIWSSTLGGRQFWGDVHFFHHLRIQKNVFTGHYRLLDSHDRRLASGTLEACHHALNELRKKDNIPSMSGTVVIFVHGIVRSSKSMSTLARLAEKHGMTGLEFDYPSTQIDIRDCAEYLHQCISGLEGVEKIHLVVHSMGGLVTRAYFEKFHDPRIGRLVMLGTPNQGARMADHLKGTLLFKTVFGPAGQQLVTDPEGVIPSLPIPPCEFAVIAGVRGDGKGWNPFIAGDDDGTVEVTSTRLPGAADFITIPVIHALMMRDQAVGEHALRFLQTGSLRVDGQNEPILKVDQKLPPPPESPRD, from the coding sequence ATGCAGAAACTTCTTCAGCAACTGTTGAATTCCTCGATGGTATACTCTGCCCGTGTGGCCTGGCTGTGCACAGTCGCTTTGACCACGGTATCAGCAGCAGGCCAGGAAGAGGGATTAGCCCCAAAGCAGGCCGGCCAGCCACAATCTGAACGACCCGCTGAAGTTTTTCCTCCCAACGGATTGTCATTGGTGAAATCTCTGGTTGAGGCCCAGCCTGCCGAAACTCCTGCTGGTGAGGATGATCCCATGGCCGCTCTGTTTCGGGACCCCAAAGGAAGCATCTGGTCGAGCACTTTGGGAGGCCGCCAATTCTGGGGTGATGTCCATTTCTTCCATCACCTTCGAATTCAAAAGAACGTCTTCACGGGTCACTATCGATTACTCGACAGCCACGATCGTCGTCTGGCCAGTGGTACTCTCGAAGCTTGCCATCATGCACTGAATGAACTGCGAAAGAAGGACAACATTCCGTCGATGTCCGGCACAGTAGTCATCTTCGTGCACGGAATCGTCCGCTCATCCAAATCGATGTCGACACTGGCACGCCTGGCGGAAAAGCATGGTATGACCGGGCTGGAGTTCGATTATCCCAGCACCCAGATCGATATTCGTGATTGTGCCGAGTACCTGCATCAATGCATCAGCGGGCTGGAAGGTGTCGAGAAAATTCATCTGGTCGTTCACAGTATGGGTGGACTGGTGACGCGGGCTTATTTCGAGAAATTTCATGATCCCCGCATTGGCAGGCTCGTCATGCTCGGCACTCCCAATCAGGGAGCGCGGATGGCTGACCATTTGAAGGGAACATTGCTCTTCAAAACCGTCTTCGGACCGGCAGGTCAACAGCTTGTTACAGATCCTGAGGGAGTGATCCCCAGTCTGCCTATTCCGCCGTGTGAATTTGCCGTCATTGCCGGTGTTCGTGGCGATGGAAAAGGTTGGAACCCATTCATCGCAGGGGATGACGACGGCACAGTGGAAGTGACCAGCACACGCCTCCCCGGAGCAGCCGACTTCATCACGATCCCGGTCATCCATGCACTGATGATGCGTGATCAGGCAGTTGGTGAACACGCCCTGCGGTTTCTGCAAACCGGGTCACTGCGTGTGGATGGACAGAACGAACCGATTCTCAAAGTCGACCAGAAACTCCCGCCACCACCAGAATCTCCCAGGGACTGA